GCCGCTGCTTTACGCTGATCGGGGAATCCGGCGAGCGGACCTTCGCCATCAGCCCGGGGCACATGAACAAGCTGCGCGCCGAGAGCATCCCGGAAGAGGTCATTGCCGGGGCGTCGGCGCTGGTGCTGACCTCCTATCTGGTGCGCTGCAAGCCGGGCGAGCCGATGCCGGAAGCAACCATGAAGGCGGTGGAGTACGCAAAGAAGTACAACGTGCCGGTGGTCCTGACCCTGGGCACCAAATTCGTTATCGCCGATAACCCCGAGTGGTGGCAGGCGTTCCTGAAAGAGCACGTCTCGATTCTGGCGATGAATGAAGAAGAGGCCGAAGCCCTGACCGGGGAGAGCGATCCGCTCCTGGCGTCCGACAAGGCGCTGGACTGGGTCGATCTGGTGCTCTGCACCGCCGGGCCGGTGGGCCTGTATATGGCCGGTTTCACCGAAGAAGAGGCGAAGCGCAAAACCCAGCATCCGCTGCTGCCGGGGGCGATTGCCGAGTTTAACCAGTTTGAATTCAGCCGCGCCATGCGCCACAAAGACTGTGTTAATCCGCTGCGTATCTTCTCGCACATCGCCCCGTATATGGGCGGGCCGGAGAAGATCATGAACACCAACGGTGCAGGCGACGGCGCGCTGGCGGCGCTGCTGCACGATATCACCGCGAACGCCTTCCACCGCACCAACGTGCCGAACTCCAGCAAACACAAGTTCTCATGGCTGACCTACTCGTCGTTGGCCCAGGTGTGTAAGTACGCGAACCGCGTCAGTTATCAGGTGCTGAACCAGCATTCACCGCGTCTGACGCGCGGTCTGCCGGAAAGAGAAGATAGCCTGGAAGAGTCGTACTGGGACAGATAATGCTTTCACCCTCACCCCAGCCCTCTCCCTAAGGGAGAGGGAGATTCAGGTACCCTCTCCCCGTGGGAGAGGGCCAGGGTGAGGGCATCAGGCCGCACAAATTTCACCCCGTCACCACCGCTTCAACCGGTGGTTTCTCCAGCAGCGACAGCATGGTATTGGCAATCTCACGCTCGCCCATCACCACCTGATTCGCGCCGCGCTCCATGATGTATTCCACTTCGTCGTCGTAATGCGCCCGGGCGATAATCTCCAGGTGCGGGTATTTTTCGCGGGCGGAGACCACAATCTCACCGGCCTCGTAACCATTCGGGATAGTCAGCAGCAGCCAGCGCGCGCAGTCCAGATGCGCCAGATTCATGATCTCTTCGTTCGCCGCATTACCGAGCACGGCACGAACGCCGCGCTCGCGCAGCTCGTCCACGCGGGTGCGGGAGGTCTCAATCACCACCAGCGGAATGCCCTGGGCCATCAGCTTCTCGCCCAGCAGGCTACCGACGCGACCAAAGCCCACCAGCAGGGCGTGGTTGCAGATATCCACCGTGATCTGCTTCTCTTCTTCCGTCGCCTCTTCCAGGGTCTGTTCTTCGAGGGTTTCGGTTTTCTCGAGGTATTTCTCCAGCAGCGCGAACAGCACCGGGTTGAGCATAATTGAGAGGATCGCCCCCGCCAGCACCAGGTTTTGTCCGGCCTGCGGCAGCAGATCCAACGCCATGCCCAGTCCGGCAAGGATAAAGGCAAACTCACCGATCTGCGCCAGGCTGGCGGCGATGGTCAGCGCGGTACGCGGCGAGTGGCCGAACAGGCGTACCAGGAAGAACGCGGCAACCGACTTACCAAAGATGATGATCGCCAGGGTGCCCAGCACCGCCAGCGGCTGATCAATTAGCACCAGCGGGTCGAACAGCATCCCTACGGAGACGAAGAACAGCACCGCAAAGGCATCGCGCAGGGGCAGGGTATCGTGGGCGGCACGGTGG
This Leclercia sp. S52 DNA region includes the following protein-coding sequences:
- a CDS encoding inosine/guanosine kinase, which codes for MKFPGKRKSKHYFPVNARDPLLQQIQPENETNAAWVVGIDQTLVDIEAKVDDAFVARYGLSAGHSLVIEDDVAEALYQELVRDNLITHQFAGGTIGNTMHNYSVLADDRSVLLGVMCSNIEIGSYAYRYLCNTSSRTDLNYLQGVDGAIGRCFTLIGESGERTFAISPGHMNKLRAESIPEEVIAGASALVLTSYLVRCKPGEPMPEATMKAVEYAKKYNVPVVLTLGTKFVIADNPEWWQAFLKEHVSILAMNEEEAEALTGESDPLLASDKALDWVDLVLCTAGPVGLYMAGFTEEEAKRKTQHPLLPGAIAEFNQFEFSRAMRHKDCVNPLRIFSHIAPYMGGPEKIMNTNGAGDGALAALLHDITANAFHRTNVPNSSKHKFSWLTYSSLAQVCKYANRVSYQVLNQHSPRLTRGLPEREDSLEESYWDR
- the ybaL gene encoding YbaL family putative K(+) efflux transporter; this translates as MHHATPLITTIVGGLVLAFILGMLANKLRISPLVGYLLAGVLAGPFTPGFVADTKLAPELAELGVILLMFGVGLHFSLKDLMAVKSIAIPGAIAQIAVATLLGMALSAMLGWPLMTGIVFGLCLSTASTVVLLRALEERQLIDSQRGQIAIGWLIVEDLVMVLTLVLLPAVAGMLEKDNVGFASLALDMSITIGKVVAFIAIMMLVGRRLVPWILSRSAATGSRELFTLAVLALALGIAFGAVELFDVSFALGAFFAGMVLNESELSHRAAHDTLPLRDAFAVLFFVSVGMLFDPLVLIDQPLAVLGTLAIIIFGKSVAAFFLVRLFGHSPRTALTIAASLAQIGEFAFILAGLGMALDLLPQAGQNLVLAGAILSIMLNPVLFALLEKYLEKTETLEEQTLEEATEEEKQITVDICNHALLVGFGRVGSLLGEKLMAQGIPLVVIETSRTRVDELRERGVRAVLGNAANEEIMNLAHLDCARWLLLTIPNGYEAGEIVVSAREKYPHLEIIARAHYDDEVEYIMERGANQVVMGEREIANTMLSLLEKPPVEAVVTG